In the Candidatus Saccharibacteria bacterium oral taxon 488 genome, one interval contains:
- the obgE gene encoding GTPase ObgE, whose protein sequence is MFVDTAKVLVRAGKGGNGAVSFRHEKYVDKGGPDGGDGGRGGDVVFLATKDLNTLLNFRYKPELKAENGGDGSKRNKRGKSGSPLVVKVPMGTLVKRDGKVVADLTADQQQAVVARGGDGGFGNAHFTSSTRQAPKMAELGEAGEEFEAELELKLLADVGLVGFPNAGKSTFLSVVSNARPEIANYEFTTLTPNLGVADVDDGSVLIADIPGLIEGASEGKGLGDQFLRHVERTAVLLHMIDAYSDDPAEKYQTIRRELEKYSEELATRPEIIALTKCEGLDDEIIAMQSTALHNVANGSPVVAISSQTHAGVTELLRLLRREVTNYRVREAELTEEEDSDLPVIALDAQAASDAWTVERVVGAEPENADDEDAVSFIIHGVKIEKFARRTNFDQFESVNRLRDIMRKMGITHELIRQGAVGETVVQIGESTPFTLVE, encoded by the coding sequence ATGTTTGTAGATACAGCGAAAGTATTAGTGCGAGCTGGCAAGGGTGGTAACGGCGCAGTCAGTTTTCGGCATGAGAAATATGTTGATAAGGGTGGTCCTGATGGTGGCGATGGTGGCCGCGGCGGTGATGTTGTGTTTTTGGCGACCAAAGACCTGAATACACTGCTGAATTTTCGGTACAAACCAGAGCTAAAAGCAGAAAATGGCGGCGATGGCAGTAAGCGCAACAAGCGCGGCAAAAGCGGTTCGCCACTGGTCGTCAAAGTGCCAATGGGCACGTTAGTCAAGCGCGACGGCAAGGTAGTGGCAGATTTGACAGCAGACCAGCAACAAGCAGTGGTCGCTCGTGGTGGTGATGGCGGCTTTGGTAACGCACACTTTACGTCCAGTACGCGCCAAGCACCAAAGATGGCTGAGCTTGGCGAGGCGGGTGAAGAATTTGAGGCTGAGTTGGAGCTAAAATTGCTGGCCGATGTTGGTTTGGTTGGTTTCCCTAATGCTGGTAAATCGACGTTCCTTAGTGTGGTTTCTAATGCTCGCCCGGAAATTGCTAATTATGAATTTACGACGTTGACGCCAAATCTGGGCGTGGCGGATGTGGATGATGGTTCAGTGTTGATTGCTGACATCCCGGGTCTGATTGAAGGCGCTTCGGAAGGTAAGGGTTTGGGCGATCAGTTCCTGCGCCACGTTGAGCGGACAGCCGTGTTGCTTCACATGATTGATGCGTATAGTGACGACCCGGCGGAAAAATACCAGACTATTCGCCGTGAGCTGGAAAAATATTCCGAGGAATTGGCGACGCGCCCAGAGATTATCGCTTTGACGAAATGTGAAGGATTGGATGATGAAATCATTGCCATGCAGTCGACAGCGTTACACAATGTAGCCAATGGTTCGCCAGTGGTGGCGATCTCCTCTCAGACACATGCCGGCGTGACGGAATTGCTACGCCTACTGCGTCGTGAGGTCACGAATTATCGAGTACGGGAAGCTGAGTTGACCGAAGAAGAGGACAGCGATTTGCCGGTTATTGCATTGGATGCACAAGCAGCGTCTGACGCCTGGACGGTAGAACGGGTGGTTGGCGCGGAGCCTGAAAATGCGGACGATGAAGATGCGGTCAGTTTCATTATCCACGGTGTTAAAATTGAAAAGTTTGCTCGTCGTACTAACTTTGATCAATTTGAATCGGTCAATCGCCTGCGCGACATCATGCGAAAAATGGGTATCACTCACGAGCTAATCCGTCAGGGCGCAGTCGGCGAGACCGTGGTGCAGATTGGCGAATCGACGCCGTTTACGTTGGTTGAGTAG
- a CDS encoding LysM peptidoglycan-binding domain-containing protein, producing MTHETNKVSVDQLAAANAVTDLAETVNLPTAGDLREATATLSIKKELAQGDTEVISKPQIIQPEKSAQRGIKTYVTKQGDTIDSIAKKFNVTAQTVRWANNTTSDAVEAGKTLIIPMVDGVVYTVKDGDTVEKLAEKYKANPERVALYNDLANGAALAKDTRIVLPGGVLPENEQPGYVASRSGRRGYAGRTTGGAVSGISYGYARASVGNRYALGNCTWYVYERRAALGRPIGSFWGNATSWAASARAAGFVVNHTPAPGAIFQTTWGGGGLGHVGMVERVEGGTIYVSDMNYAGYNVVTHRTIPMSEVGRYNFIH from the coding sequence GTGACACATGAGACAAATAAGGTTTCAGTAGATCAACTGGCGGCTGCTAATGCGGTAACCGATCTGGCTGAGACGGTCAATCTGCCAACTGCCGGTGATTTACGTGAAGCGACGGCAACGCTGTCAATCAAAAAAGAGTTGGCTCAGGGTGATACGGAGGTTATTTCTAAGCCACAGATTATCCAGCCTGAGAAATCAGCTCAGCGCGGCATCAAGACTTATGTCACTAAGCAGGGCGATACAATTGACTCGATTGCTAAGAAGTTTAATGTGACGGCCCAGACGGTGCGCTGGGCGAACAATACGACATCTGATGCGGTTGAAGCTGGCAAAACATTGATTATCCCGATGGTTGACGGCGTGGTCTACACTGTTAAGGACGGCGACACCGTCGAAAAATTGGCAGAAAAGTATAAAGCAAATCCTGAACGAGTGGCATTGTATAACGACTTGGCAAATGGGGCGGCACTAGCCAAAGATACACGAATTGTTCTGCCGGGTGGCGTATTGCCAGAAAATGAGCAGCCAGGTTACGTGGCGTCCCGCTCTGGCCGTCGGGGCTATGCAGGGCGGACAACGGGCGGCGCAGTCAGTGGTATCAGCTATGGTTACGCTCGAGCATCAGTTGGCAACCGATACGCTCTTGGCAACTGTACATGGTACGTGTACGAGCGGCGGGCAGCACTTGGTCGACCAATTGGTAGCTTCTGGGGCAACGCGACGTCGTGGGCAGCAAGTGCTCGGGCAGCCGGTTTTGTCGTTAATCATACGCCGGCACCAGGGGCAATCTTCCAGACAACATGGGGCGGTGGTGGTCTTGGTCACGTCGGTATGGTCGAGCGGGTTGAAGGTGGCACGATCTACGTTAGCGATATGAATTACGCTGGGTATAACGTCGTGACGCATCGAACGATCCCGATGTCTGAGGTTGGTCGATATAACTTTATTCACTAG
- a CDS encoding DUF11 domain-containing protein, with protein sequence MRNLSSLFRSLSLRHYAVLAMVAVATVVPTTLWALDSNHSTNTNTQTPTNTKPTPVYSCNALNIDQFSATNFKFSVKYSARDGATYKTTIYKVYDAKGKEVYQTGNEFKGFTPGTYTVKAFIVVDVNGKEEMVTSDACTKQATVPGETPDPKPKPTPIPKPVDPKPEPIPDKPPKITLGFAVRTTVDGAQHKKVTVNKTFTYRVTVTNTGTATIHDTYVTNTAPQGVAYLKASAGTIQNNTWQTLIGELKPNESKTFTVDAIVKQYVAGTLTSTTCIKSDQISLEGHNNCSGATIEVAKPQAPAPQPKPQPTPQPKPAPTDPKQPTPTQPVNPTRPATPVPEPKTPDQSKQPSTNDNQQSPSASGGTQTTNPPAAPTTVGELPRTGNATDTLVGGLGLGALLTAGVAYLISRRHV encoded by the coding sequence ATGCGAAATTTGTCATCACTATTCCGCTCATTGTCACTGCGCCACTATGCAGTTCTAGCGATGGTTGCGGTAGCGACAGTAGTGCCAACCACATTATGGGCACTAGATTCCAATCATTCGACTAATACCAATACGCAAACACCGACGAATACGAAACCTACGCCAGTTTATAGCTGTAATGCACTCAATATTGATCAGTTTTCAGCTACTAATTTCAAGTTTTCGGTCAAGTACTCCGCTCGTGATGGTGCAACATATAAAACGACGATCTACAAGGTCTATGATGCTAAGGGTAAAGAGGTGTATCAAACTGGTAACGAATTCAAGGGCTTCACACCGGGCACATACACGGTCAAAGCCTTTATTGTCGTTGATGTGAATGGTAAAGAAGAAATGGTGACCAGCGATGCCTGCACTAAGCAGGCCACAGTCCCTGGCGAAACACCGGATCCAAAACCAAAGCCAACGCCAATTCCGAAACCAGTTGATCCGAAACCTGAACCAATCCCAGATAAACCACCAAAAATTACACTGGGGTTTGCCGTCAGAACTACTGTTGATGGCGCGCAGCACAAAAAAGTCACCGTCAATAAGACCTTTACCTACCGAGTAACCGTTACCAACACAGGGACCGCCACTATACATGACACGTATGTTACCAATACCGCACCACAAGGGGTAGCCTACCTAAAGGCATCCGCTGGTACAATTCAAAATAATACCTGGCAGACGCTGATTGGTGAGCTCAAGCCAAATGAATCGAAAACATTTACTGTCGACGCTATTGTCAAGCAATATGTCGCAGGCACACTGACTAGTACAACCTGCATCAAGAGTGATCAAATTTCGCTCGAGGGCCATAACAACTGCAGTGGTGCTACTATAGAGGTGGCCAAGCCGCAGGCCCCAGCTCCGCAGCCAAAACCACAGCCAACGCCGCAACCAAAACCAGCGCCGACCGATCCGAAACAGCCGACACCGACCCAACCAGTAAATCCGACTCGGCCGGCTACACCGGTGCCTGAACCAAAAACGCCAGACCAGTCGAAGCAGCCATCGACCAACGATAATCAGCAGTCACCTTCAGCCTCGGGCGGCACACAAACCACCAACCCACCTGCCGCACCGACGACCGTTGGCGAACTGCCACGGACCGGTAACGCCACCGACACGCTCGTTGGTGGGCTGGGCCTTGGCGCCCTACTCACTGCTGGAGTCGCCTACCTCATCAGTCGACGTCATGTATAA